The following are from one region of the Prionailurus bengalensis isolate Pbe53 chromosome A2, Fcat_Pben_1.1_paternal_pri, whole genome shotgun sequence genome:
- the MYO1G gene encoding unconventional myosin-Ig isoform X1, with protein MDEEGPDCGKADFVLLDQVTMEDFMENLKLRFEKGRIYTYIGEVLVSVNPYQELPLYGPEAIAKYQGRELYERPPHLYAVANAAYRAMKRRSRDTCIVISGESGAGKTEASKHIMQYIAAVTNPSQRAEVERVKDVLLKSTCVLEAFGNARTNRNNNSSRFGKYMDINFDFKGDPVGGHIHSYLLEKSRVLKQHVGERNFHAFYQVLRGCEDSQLEDLHLQRNPALYSFTRQGAGLNPLDSDERSHHQAVMEAMRVIGFSPEEVDSVRRILAAILHLGNIEFVEMEEGGLEQGHVAVAEEVLVDHVAELTATPRESVMRCLLSRTVASGGRELIEKGHTAAEASYARDACAKAVYQRLFEWVVNRINCVMEPRGRDPRRDGKDTVIGVLDIYGFEVFPVNSFEQFCINYCNEKLQQLFIQLILKQEQEEYEREGIAWQSVDYFNNATIVDLVERPHRGVLAMLDEACSAAGTITDRIFLQSLDTNHRHHAHYTSRQLCPTDKTMEFGRDFRIKHYAGDVTYSVEGFIDKNRDHLFQDFKRLLYNSSDPTLRAMWPDGQQDITEVTKRPLTAGTLFKNSMVALVENLASKEPFYVRCIKPNEDKVAAKLDEGHCRHQVEYLGLLENVRVRRAGFASRQPYPRFLLRYKMTCEYTWPNHLLGSDRAAASALLEQHGLQGDVAFGHTKLFIRSPQTLVTLEQSRARLIPIIVLLLQKAWRGTLARWRCRRLRAVYTIMRWFRKHKVRAHLAELHRRFQAARQPPLYGRDLVWPTPPAVLQPFQDTCRLLFCRWRARQLVKNIPPSDMAQIKAKVAAMGILQELRQDWGCRRAWARDYLSSATDNPTASGLFAQRLNALREKDGFGTVLFSSHVRKVNRFNKRQDRALLLTDRHLYKLDPGRQYRVMRTVPLALVTGLSVTSGRDQLVVLHARGQDDLVVCLHRSQPPLDNRVGELVGVLAAHCQGEGCALEVRVSDCIPLSQRGARRLVSVEPKPEQPEPDFRCSRGAYTLLWPSR; from the exons ATGGATGAGGAAGGCCCTGACTGCGGCAAAGCCGACTTTGTGCTTTTGGACCAAGTGACCATGGAGGACTTCATGGAAAACCTAAAGCTCAG GTTCGAGAAGGGCCGCATCTACACCTACATCGGCGAGGTGCTGGTGTCCGTGAACCCCTACCAGGAGCTGCCCCTGTACGGGCCTGAGGCCATCGCCAAGTACCAGGGCCGTGAGCTCTATGAGCGGCCGCCCCACCTCTACGCTGTGGCCAACGCCGCCTACAGGGCGATGAAGCGGCGGTCCAGGGACACCTGCATTGTTATCTCGG GGGAGAGTGGGGCAGGGAAGACAGAGGCCAGCAAGCACATCATGCAGTACATCGCTGCCGTCACCAACCCCAGCCAGAGGGCAGAAGTGGAGAG GGTCAAGGATGTGCTGCTCAAGTCCACGTGCGTGCTGGAGGCCTTCGGGAACGCACGCACCAACCGAAACAACAACTCCAGCCGCTTTGGCAAGTACATGGACATCAACTTCGACTTCAAAGGAGATCCTGTCGGGGGGCACATCCACAGCTACCTGCTGGAGAAG TCTCGGGTCCTCAAGCAGCACGTGGGCGAACGGAACTTCCACGCCTTCTACCAG GTCCTGCGGGGCTGTGAGGACTCACAGCTGGAAGACTTGCACCTGCAGAGGAACCCCGCCCTGTACAGCTTCACCCGGCAGGGAGCGGGGCTcaat CCCTTGGACAGTGACGAGAGGAGCCACCACCAGGCAGTGATGGAAGCCATGCGGGTGATCGGCTTCAGTCCCGAGGAGGTGGACTCCGTGCGCCGGATCCTGGCCGCCATTCTGCACCTG GGAAACATCGAGTTTGTGGAGATGGAGGAGGGCGGGCTGGAGCAGGGGCATGTGGCCGTGGCCGAGGAGGTGTTGGTGGACCACGTGGCCGAGCTGACGGCAACGCCCCGGGAGTCAGTGATGCGCTGCCTCTTGTCTCGCACTGTGGCCTCAGGAGGCAGGGAGCTCATTGAGAAGGGGCACACGGCTGCAGAGGCCAGCTATGCCCGGGACGCTTGTGCCAAG GCAGTGTACCAGCGGCTGTTTGAGTGGGTGGTGAACCGGATCAACTGTGTCATGGAACCCCGCGGCCGGGACCCCCGGCGTGACGGCAAGGACACAGTTATCGGCGTGCTGGACATCTATGGCTTTGAAGTGTTCCCTGTGAACAG CTTCGAGCAGTTCTGCATCAACTATTGCAACGAGAAGCTGCAGCAACTGTTCATCCAGCTTATCCTGAAGCAGGAGCAGGAAGAGTACGAGCGGGAGGGCATTGCCTGGCAGAGC GTGGACTACTTCAACAACGCCACCATCGTGGACCTGGTGGAGCGGCCCCACCGTGGCGTGCTGGCCATGCTGGATGAGgcctgcagtgccgcgggcaccaTCACTGACCGTATCTTCCTGCAGAGCCTGGACACGAACCACCGCCACCATGCACACTACACCAGCCGCCAG ctttgcCCCACAGACAAGACCATGGAGTTTGGCCGAGACTTCCGGATCAAGCACTATGCAGGGGATGTCAC GTACTCAGTGGAGGGCTTCATCGACAAGAACAGGGACCACCTGTTCCAGGACTTCAAGCGGCTGCTATACAACAG CTCAGACCCCACCCTGCGGGCCATGTGGCCAGACGGGCAGCAGGACATCACAGAGGTGACCAAGCGCCCCCTGACAGCCGGCACCCTCTTCAAGAACTCCATGGTGGCCCTGGTGGAAAACCTGGCCTCCAAG GAGCCTTTCTACGTCCGCTGCATCAAGCCCAATGAGGACAAGGTGGCCGCAAAGCTGGACGAGGGCCACTGTCGCCACCAGGTCGAGTACCTGGGGCTGCTGGAGAATGTGCGTGTCCGGAGGGCTGGCTTTGCTTCCCGCCAGCCCTACCCTCGGTTCCTGCTCAG GTACAAGATGACCTGTGAGTACACGTGGCCCAACCACCTCCTGGGCTCCGACAGGGCAGCCGCGAGTGCCCTCCTGGAGCAGCATGGGCTGCAGGGCGATGTGGCCTTTGGCCACACCAAGCTCTTCATCCGCTCACCCCAGACTTTGGTCACACTGGAGCAGAGCCGCGCGCGCCTCATTCCCATCATCGTGCTGCTGCTGCAGAAG GCATGGCGCGGCACGTTGGCCAGGTGGCGCTGCCGGCGTCTCCGGGCCGTCTACACCATCATGCGCTGGTTCCGGAAGCACAAAGTGCGCGCTCACCTGGCGGAGCTGCACAGGCGCTTCCAGGCCGCGAGGCAGCCCCCCTTGTACGGCCGGGACCTGGTCTGGCCGACGCCCCCTGCTGTGCTGCAGCCCTTCCAGGACACCTGCCGGTTGCTGTTCTGCAG GTGGCGGGCCCGGCAGCTGGTGAAGAACATCCCACCTTCAGACATGGCCCAGATCAAGGCCAAGGTGGCTGCCATGGGGATCCTGCAAGAGCTGCGGCAGGACTGGGGCTGCCGGCGGGCCTGGGCCCGGGACTACTTGTCCTCT GCCACCGACAACCCCACAGCCTCTGGCCTGTTCGCCCAGCGACTGAATGCTCTCCGCGAGAAGGACGGCTTTGGGACTGTGCTCTTCTCCAGCCACGTCCGGAAG GTGAATCGCTTCAACAAGAGACAGGACAGGGCGCTCCTGCTCACTGACCGGCACCTTTACAAGCTGGACCCGGGCCGTCAGTACCGGGTGATGCGGACCGTGCCCCTGGCCTTG GTGACCGGGCTGAGCGTGACCAGTGGGCGGGATCAGCTGGTGGTGCTGCACGCGCGGGGCCAGGACGACCTAGTCGTGTGTCTCCACCGCTCCCAGCCGCCGCTGGACAACCGCGTCGGGGAGCTGGTGGGGGTGCTGGCAGCGCACTGCCAGGG GGAGGGGTGCGCCCTGGAGGTCCGTGTCTCCGACTGCATCCCGCTGAGCCAGCGCGGGGCCCGGCGCCTCGTGTCAGTGGAGCCGAAGCCCGAGCAGCCGGAGCCAGATTTCCGCTGCAGCCGCGGGGCCTACACCCTCCTCTGGCCGAGCCGCTGA
- the MYO1G gene encoding unconventional myosin-Ig isoform X2 translates to MDEEGPDCGKADFVLLDQVTMEDFMENLKLRFEKGRIYTYIGEVLVSVNPYQELPLYGPEAIAKYQGRELYERPPHLYAVANAAYRAMKRRSRDTCIVISGESGAGKTEASKHIMQYIAAVTNPSQRAEVERVKDVLLKSTCVLEAFGNARTNRNNNSSRFGKYMDINFDFKGDPVGGHIHSYLLEKSRVLKQHVGERNFHAFYQVLRGCEDSQLEDLHLQRNPALYSFTRQGAGLNPLDSDERSHHQAVMEAMRVIGFSPEEVDSVRRILAAILHLGNIEFVEMEEGGLEQGHVAVAEEVLVDHVAELTATPRESVMRCLLSRTVASGGRELIEKGHTAAEASYARDACAKAVYQRLFEWVVNRINCVMEPRGRDPRRDGKDTVIGVLDIYGFEVFPVNSFEQFCINYCNEKLQQLFIQLILKQEQEEYEREGIAWQSVDYFNNATIVDLVERPHRGVLAMLDEACSAAGTITDRIFLQSLDTNHRHHAHYTSRQLCPTDKTMEFGRDFRIKHYAGDVTYSVEGFIDKNRDHLFQDFKRLLYNSSDPTLRAMWPDGQQDITEVTKRPLTAGTLFKNSMVALVENLASKEPFYVRCIKPNEDKVAAKLDEGHCRHQVEYLGLLENVRVRRAGFASRQPYPRFLLRYKMTCEYTWPNHLLGSDRAAASALLEQHGLQGDVAFGHTKLFIRSPQTLVTLEQSRARLIPIIVLLLQKSWDLDKTMHAGAPNSPTYSPQSVVSPCDQCGFLQIPAPHLSSVQANHFVSSRFRMCF, encoded by the exons ATGGATGAGGAAGGCCCTGACTGCGGCAAAGCCGACTTTGTGCTTTTGGACCAAGTGACCATGGAGGACTTCATGGAAAACCTAAAGCTCAG GTTCGAGAAGGGCCGCATCTACACCTACATCGGCGAGGTGCTGGTGTCCGTGAACCCCTACCAGGAGCTGCCCCTGTACGGGCCTGAGGCCATCGCCAAGTACCAGGGCCGTGAGCTCTATGAGCGGCCGCCCCACCTCTACGCTGTGGCCAACGCCGCCTACAGGGCGATGAAGCGGCGGTCCAGGGACACCTGCATTGTTATCTCGG GGGAGAGTGGGGCAGGGAAGACAGAGGCCAGCAAGCACATCATGCAGTACATCGCTGCCGTCACCAACCCCAGCCAGAGGGCAGAAGTGGAGAG GGTCAAGGATGTGCTGCTCAAGTCCACGTGCGTGCTGGAGGCCTTCGGGAACGCACGCACCAACCGAAACAACAACTCCAGCCGCTTTGGCAAGTACATGGACATCAACTTCGACTTCAAAGGAGATCCTGTCGGGGGGCACATCCACAGCTACCTGCTGGAGAAG TCTCGGGTCCTCAAGCAGCACGTGGGCGAACGGAACTTCCACGCCTTCTACCAG GTCCTGCGGGGCTGTGAGGACTCACAGCTGGAAGACTTGCACCTGCAGAGGAACCCCGCCCTGTACAGCTTCACCCGGCAGGGAGCGGGGCTcaat CCCTTGGACAGTGACGAGAGGAGCCACCACCAGGCAGTGATGGAAGCCATGCGGGTGATCGGCTTCAGTCCCGAGGAGGTGGACTCCGTGCGCCGGATCCTGGCCGCCATTCTGCACCTG GGAAACATCGAGTTTGTGGAGATGGAGGAGGGCGGGCTGGAGCAGGGGCATGTGGCCGTGGCCGAGGAGGTGTTGGTGGACCACGTGGCCGAGCTGACGGCAACGCCCCGGGAGTCAGTGATGCGCTGCCTCTTGTCTCGCACTGTGGCCTCAGGAGGCAGGGAGCTCATTGAGAAGGGGCACACGGCTGCAGAGGCCAGCTATGCCCGGGACGCTTGTGCCAAG GCAGTGTACCAGCGGCTGTTTGAGTGGGTGGTGAACCGGATCAACTGTGTCATGGAACCCCGCGGCCGGGACCCCCGGCGTGACGGCAAGGACACAGTTATCGGCGTGCTGGACATCTATGGCTTTGAAGTGTTCCCTGTGAACAG CTTCGAGCAGTTCTGCATCAACTATTGCAACGAGAAGCTGCAGCAACTGTTCATCCAGCTTATCCTGAAGCAGGAGCAGGAAGAGTACGAGCGGGAGGGCATTGCCTGGCAGAGC GTGGACTACTTCAACAACGCCACCATCGTGGACCTGGTGGAGCGGCCCCACCGTGGCGTGCTGGCCATGCTGGATGAGgcctgcagtgccgcgggcaccaTCACTGACCGTATCTTCCTGCAGAGCCTGGACACGAACCACCGCCACCATGCACACTACACCAGCCGCCAG ctttgcCCCACAGACAAGACCATGGAGTTTGGCCGAGACTTCCGGATCAAGCACTATGCAGGGGATGTCAC GTACTCAGTGGAGGGCTTCATCGACAAGAACAGGGACCACCTGTTCCAGGACTTCAAGCGGCTGCTATACAACAG CTCAGACCCCACCCTGCGGGCCATGTGGCCAGACGGGCAGCAGGACATCACAGAGGTGACCAAGCGCCCCCTGACAGCCGGCACCCTCTTCAAGAACTCCATGGTGGCCCTGGTGGAAAACCTGGCCTCCAAG GAGCCTTTCTACGTCCGCTGCATCAAGCCCAATGAGGACAAGGTGGCCGCAAAGCTGGACGAGGGCCACTGTCGCCACCAGGTCGAGTACCTGGGGCTGCTGGAGAATGTGCGTGTCCGGAGGGCTGGCTTTGCTTCCCGCCAGCCCTACCCTCGGTTCCTGCTCAG GTACAAGATGACCTGTGAGTACACGTGGCCCAACCACCTCCTGGGCTCCGACAGGGCAGCCGCGAGTGCCCTCCTGGAGCAGCATGGGCTGCAGGGCGATGTGGCCTTTGGCCACACCAAGCTCTTCATCCGCTCACCCCAGACTTTGGTCACACTGGAGCAGAGCCGCGCGCGCCTCATTCCCATCATCGTGCTGCTGCTGCAGAAG TCTTGGGACCTGGACAAAACCATGCATGCTGGTGCTCCAAACTCCCCCACCTACTCCCCGCAATCAGTTGTGTCACCCTGTGACCAGTGTGGTTTTCTGCAGATACCTGCACCCCACCTCAGTTCTGTTCAAGCAAATCATTTTGTTTCGAGTCGTTTCAGGATGTGTTTCTAA